A region from the Elusimicrobiaceae bacterium genome encodes:
- a CDS encoding FecR family protein, which translates to MQPLSGRVEMRLAGGTGWSRVSGLTTVESGSYVRTGFRSKAKISWSDGSVVELGPNSNYQLHLDDSATGLSMTLLAGKLKAAVGRLRGRKFEVGTTNAVCAVRGTEFEVQVHNNNTSVVLYTGSLAVSDNFGNQRLLEPGYSVDVGPNGMGDLKNPAKRNQERRESIKQNLKREVGLNMNKEQVLSAAADEIRLAEYQQGKVMVDVSGQRVRLEQYIMRPAPNQFKLVSLNDRPGRFDYFYYLGTFNTNLPADLSVALGQLGGCVGSACQYNMTGYEVGRSNTTDTVLETASGGHMVDVNANADSSDDVTSYFDGTLNTYVLLNAGDAFFKTFYDAYSIKYNDITFLSWSPVSGAGTVSSYLTGVANGVNKYYITDGGSLGSANGGAPVLNADLHPDGDLMHDKLKLTYGTGEYWEQYDNYLVDDRGKVATLSDFEGLRGGNEYTQNMLKWNFEQVVTCNLFEGRKIDLVIEPKTLIQSNLLQ; encoded by the coding sequence GTGCAGCCGCTGAGCGGGCGCGTAGAAATGCGGCTTGCCGGCGGAACCGGCTGGAGCCGGGTTTCCGGCCTCACCACCGTGGAAAGCGGTTCATATGTGCGCACCGGGTTCCGTTCCAAAGCGAAAATCTCCTGGAGTGACGGTTCCGTAGTGGAACTGGGTCCCAATTCCAATTATCAGCTTCATCTGGACGACAGTGCCACCGGCCTGAGCATGACACTGCTGGCCGGAAAACTCAAAGCCGCCGTGGGCAGACTCAGAGGGCGCAAGTTTGAGGTCGGCACCACCAACGCGGTTTGCGCCGTGCGCGGAACCGAGTTTGAAGTGCAGGTGCACAATAACAATACCAGCGTGGTTCTTTACACGGGCAGTCTGGCCGTGTCGGACAATTTCGGCAACCAGCGGCTGCTGGAGCCGGGTTATTCCGTTGATGTCGGCCCCAACGGCATGGGCGACCTGAAAAACCCCGCGAAACGGAACCAGGAACGCAGGGAAAGCATTAAGCAGAACCTTAAACGGGAAGTGGGCCTGAATATGAACAAGGAGCAGGTTCTGTCGGCCGCGGCGGACGAAATCCGGCTGGCCGAATACCAGCAGGGCAAGGTGATGGTTGATGTAAGCGGCCAGCGGGTGCGGCTGGAGCAGTATATAATGCGGCCCGCTCCGAACCAGTTCAAGCTGGTTTCTCTTAACGACCGGCCGGGCCGGTTTGATTATTTCTATTATCTGGGCACTTTCAATACCAATCTGCCGGCGGATTTGAGCGTGGCGCTTGGCCAGCTGGGCGGGTGCGTCGGTTCCGCCTGCCAGTACAACATGACGGGTTATGAGGTCGGCCGGTCCAATACGACTGACACGGTGCTGGAAACCGCTTCCGGCGGGCATATGGTGGATGTCAACGCCAACGCCGATTCATCCGACGACGTGACTTCCTATTTCGACGGTACGCTCAACACTTATGTGCTGCTGAACGCCGGCGACGCGTTTTTCAAGACCTTTTACGACGCCTATTCCATAAAATATAACGATATCACCTTTCTGTCGTGGTCGCCGGTGTCGGGCGCGGGCACGGTGAGCTCGTACCTTACCGGGGTCGCCAACGGCGTGAACAAGTATTACATAACGGACGGCGGTTCGCTGGGCTCCGCCAACGGCGGCGCGCCCGTTTTGAATGCGGATCTGCATCCCGACGGCGATCTGATGCATGACAAGCTGAAACTCACCTACGGCACCGGCGAATACTGGGAGCAGTATGACAATTATCTGGTGGATGACCGCGGGAAAGTGGCCACGCTGTCGGATTTCGAGGGCCTGCGCGGCGGCAACGAATACACCCAGAACATGCTCAAATGGAATTTCGAGCAGGTGGTGACCTGCAATCTGTTCGAGGGCCGGAAAATTGATCTTGTGATCGAGCCGAAAACGCTCATTCAGTCCAATTTGCTGCAATAA